Proteins encoded together in one uncultured Desulfosarcina sp. window:
- a CDS encoding glycosyltransferase: protein MKVSSVLIALAIAILAVSMWALANRPEAEPSWPERIQGFSFSPFQEGQSPLEKIYPTADQIDADLSLLQSKTYAIRTYTVEDRLFEIPEMAKRHDINVAFGVWIDRNWERNRTDMEIFLKTAARSTNIVRAVVGNEVLLRGELTPEELAVYLEWARKELDIPVSTAEPWHVWVEHHELADHVDYLAVHMLPYWEGVHIDLAVDYVVEKIELLKSLFPEKPIVIAEVGWPSNGRTRQSAVATPANQATFLRRFLDRAEKEKYIYYVMEAFDQPWKHNTEGAVGAYWGVYDVKRQEKFPFTLPIVPIANWAVLAGLSVVIALITFAILLIDSQTLGNRGRGFLAVLAFAVASVMVWVVYDYLHQYLTLRTVVVGMVMISGMIGVIVVLLTEAHEWAEARWIIRLRRPFQPVALADSELPMVSVHVAAYNEPPAMVMETLDALAALDYPRFEVVVVDNNTKDRHVWEPVEAHCRRLGGHFRFFHEDPLAGFKAGALNFALKHTDPAAEIIAVIDSDYTVAPNWLRDLVPQFKDAGTGIVQAPQDYRDGAENAFKAMCYAEYRGFFFIGMVTRNERNAIIQHGTMTLIRREVLEAVGGWGEWCITEDAELGLRIFEQGYEAAYVSQSYGLGLMPDTFGDYKKQRYRWAYGAMQILRRHWSKLTGRHRSRLRSGQRYHFVAGWLPWLADGANLMFNIAALLWSLGMIIDPLHVDPPLVVFSILPLALFAFKIGKLVYLYRTRVDATLGQTLAASLAGLALTHTIAKAVISGLITRNKPFFRTPKMAGASALVKALAVSLEEIFLLAAMLGAAAAIRKIHSMDTLDMKLWVIVLLVQAMPYAATLLMALISGFPWLPALLGGRRHRRAA, encoded by the coding sequence ATGAAAGTGTCCAGTGTTCTCATTGCCCTGGCGATAGCGATTCTGGCTGTCAGCATGTGGGCGCTGGCCAATCGCCCGGAGGCCGAGCCCTCCTGGCCGGAACGCATCCAGGGGTTTTCGTTCTCTCCGTTTCAGGAGGGCCAGAGCCCTCTCGAGAAGATTTATCCCACCGCCGATCAGATCGACGCCGATCTGTCCCTGCTTCAGAGCAAGACGTATGCCATTCGAACGTATACGGTGGAGGACCGGTTGTTCGAGATTCCCGAGATGGCCAAACGGCATGACATCAACGTGGCCTTCGGGGTCTGGATCGATCGCAATTGGGAGCGAAACCGGACCGATATGGAAATCTTTTTGAAAACGGCGGCCAGAAGCACCAACATCGTGCGGGCCGTTGTCGGCAATGAAGTGCTCCTGCGCGGCGAACTCACTCCCGAGGAACTCGCCGTTTATCTGGAGTGGGCCCGAAAGGAGCTGGATATCCCCGTCAGTACGGCGGAACCCTGGCATGTGTGGGTCGAGCACCACGAACTGGCAGACCATGTGGATTACCTGGCCGTTCACATGCTGCCCTACTGGGAAGGGGTCCACATCGACCTGGCGGTGGACTATGTTGTCGAGAAAATCGAACTGCTCAAATCGCTATTTCCGGAAAAACCCATCGTGATCGCCGAGGTGGGCTGGCCCAGCAACGGACGCACCCGGCAATCGGCGGTTGCCACACCGGCCAACCAGGCGACCTTTTTAAGGCGCTTTCTGGACCGGGCCGAGAAGGAAAAATACATCTATTACGTCATGGAGGCCTTCGACCAACCCTGGAAGCACAACACCGAAGGCGCGGTGGGGGCCTACTGGGGCGTCTACGATGTGAAGCGTCAGGAAAAGTTTCCCTTCACCCTGCCCATCGTGCCCATCGCCAACTGGGCGGTGCTGGCAGGATTGTCGGTGGTCATCGCCCTGATCACCTTCGCCATTCTGCTGATCGACAGCCAGACCCTGGGCAACCGGGGGCGCGGGTTCCTGGCCGTGCTGGCTTTCGCCGTCGCTTCCGTGATGGTGTGGGTGGTTTACGATTACCTCCATCAGTACCTGACCTTGAGGACCGTCGTCGTGGGGATGGTGATGATCAGCGGCATGATCGGGGTCATCGTGGTGCTGCTCACCGAGGCCCACGAATGGGCCGAGGCCCGCTGGATCATCCGGCTGCGCCGGCCCTTTCAGCCGGTGGCCCTGGCGGACAGCGAGCTGCCCATGGTCTCCGTGCATGTGGCCGCCTACAACGAACCGCCGGCCATGGTCATGGAAACCCTCGATGCACTGGCGGCACTGGACTATCCCCGGTTTGAGGTCGTGGTGGTGGACAACAACACCAAGGACCGGCACGTATGGGAACCGGTCGAGGCGCATTGCCGCCGGCTGGGAGGGCATTTTCGCTTTTTTCACGAAGACCCGCTGGCCGGCTTCAAGGCCGGGGCCCTGAACTTCGCCCTGAAGCACACCGATCCGGCGGCTGAAATCATCGCTGTGATCGACAGCGACTATACCGTGGCGCCCAATTGGCTGCGGGATCTCGTGCCGCAGTTCAAGGATGCCGGAACCGGCATCGTCCAGGCCCCCCAGGACTACCGGGACGGGGCCGAGAATGCGTTCAAGGCCATGTGCTATGCCGAATACCGGGGATTCTTTTTTATCGGCATGGTGACCCGCAACGAACGCAACGCCATCATCCAGCACGGGACCATGACGCTGATCCGCCGCGAGGTGCTGGAAGCCGTTGGCGGCTGGGGCGAATGGTGCATCACGGAGGATGCCGAACTGGGATTGCGGATTTTCGAGCAGGGCTACGAAGCCGCCTATGTCTCCCAGTCCTATGGCCTCGGATTGATGCCCGATACATTCGGCGACTACAAGAAGCAGCGCTACCGCTGGGCTTATGGCGCCATGCAGATTCTGCGTCGGCACTGGTCGAAACTGACGGGCCGGCATCGGAGCCGTTTGCGGTCCGGCCAACGCTACCACTTTGTCGCCGGCTGGCTGCCCTGGCTGGCAGACGGGGCCAACCTGATGTTCAACATCGCGGCGCTGCTCTGGTCACTGGGGATGATCATCGACCCCCTGCATGTGGATCCGCCCCTGGTGGTTTTCTCGATTCTGCCCCTGGCCCTGTTTGCCTTCAAGATCGGCAAGCTGGTCTATCTTTACCGCACCCGTGTGGATGCCACCTTAGGCCAGACCCTGGCCGCTTCGCTGGCCGGACTGGCCCTGACCCACACAATCGCCAAAGCCGTCATATCGGGCCTGATCACCCGCAACAAGCCGTTTTTCAGGACGCCCAAAATGGCGGGCGCGTCGGCGCTGGTCAAGGCGTTGGCGGTCTCTCTGGAGGAAATCTTTCTTCTGGCCGCCATGCTGGGCGCCGCGGCAGCCATCCGGAAGATACACTCCATGGACACCCTGGACATGAAACTGTGGGTGATTGTACTATTGGTGCAGGCCATGCCCTATGCCGCCACGCTGTTGATGGCGCTGATCAGCGGGTTTCCGTGGCTTCCGGCCCTGCTCGGGGGCCGGCGGCACCGTCGGGCAGCATAA
- a CDS encoding CGGC domain-containing protein, translating to MKPTTKIGIIICDRYRRCAGGKCLRSMRNREGAFSIYKDTEPELVGYTTCEGCPGGNIEYAGEEMVKNGATVIHLATGMVVGYPPCPYIDTFKNFLEKRYNVNVVIGTHPIPRKYLDMHTHLGTWTDAAWQPRIAPTMADEVTRASYD from the coding sequence ATGAAACCGACGACCAAAATCGGCATCATCATCTGTGACCGCTATCGCCGTTGTGCCGGCGGCAAGTGCCTGCGGTCCATGCGAAACAGGGAAGGCGCGTTCAGTATTTACAAAGATACCGAACCGGAGCTGGTCGGCTACACCACCTGTGAGGGGTGTCCCGGCGGCAACATCGAATATGCCGGCGAAGAGATGGTGAAAAACGGTGCCACCGTGATTCACCTGGCCACCGGCATGGTGGTGGGCTATCCGCCCTGCCCGTATATCGACACGTTCAAAAATTTTCTCGAAAAGCGTTACAATGTAAACGTAGTCATCGGCACCCACCCGATTCCCCGGAAATATCTGGACATGCACACCCATCTGGGCACATGGACCGATGCGGCCTGGCAGCCGCGAATCGCTCCGACCATGGCCGACGAGGTGACCCGGGCCAGTTATGACTGA
- a CDS encoding acyltransferase: MVRSILDGIRGVLSLLVYGINTVTCCTPLFIIALVKVVLPFKPVQNTCRRMLTAIATTWIAVNNLNQKVFNGIRWDVQGIENLDPKGWYMVVANHQTWVDILVLQNVFHRKIPFLKFFLKKELFWFPVMGQAWWALDFPFMKRYSQQFLKKHPHLIGKDLEITKRACEKFRNIPVSIMNFVEGTRFTREKHSRQKSPYMHLLRTKAGGMAFVLAAMGDKLQHIVDVTIAYPQGAGSFWDFVCGRVKDIKVRVKTLPIESEMLGDYLQDPQFKRDFQDWLNRLWHQKDEDLARMLG; this comes from the coding sequence ATGGTTCGATCGATACTGGACGGGATTCGCGGCGTTTTATCCCTGCTCGTTTACGGCATCAATACCGTAACCTGTTGTACGCCTCTGTTCATCATAGCCCTGGTCAAGGTGGTGCTGCCGTTCAAGCCGGTCCAGAACACCTGTCGGCGGATGCTGACCGCCATCGCCACCACCTGGATCGCGGTAAACAACCTCAACCAGAAAGTGTTCAACGGCATCCGCTGGGATGTGCAGGGAATCGAAAACCTCGATCCCAAAGGCTGGTACATGGTGGTGGCCAACCACCAGACCTGGGTGGATATCCTGGTGCTCCAGAACGTGTTCCACCGCAAGATTCCCTTCCTGAAATTTTTCCTCAAAAAGGAACTGTTCTGGTTTCCGGTAATGGGGCAGGCTTGGTGGGCGCTTGATTTTCCTTTCATGAAACGCTATTCACAGCAATTTTTGAAAAAACATCCCCACCTGATCGGCAAGGACCTGGAGATCACCAAGCGGGCCTGCGAGAAATTCCGCAACATCCCCGTTTCGATCATGAATTTCGTGGAAGGAACCCGGTTCACCCGGGAAAAACACTCCCGCCAGAAATCCCCGTATATGCACCTGCTGCGCACCAAGGCCGGCGGCATGGCCTTCGTACTGGCGGCCATGGGCGACAAGCTGCAGCACATCGTGGATGTGACCATCGCCTATCCGCAAGGGGCCGGCTCCTTCTGGGATTTTGTCTGCGGGCGGGTCAAGGATATCAAGGTCCGCGTAAAAACCCTGCCCATCGAAAGCGAGATGCTGGGAGACTATCTTCAGGACCCGCAGTTCAAGCGGGACTTCCAGGACTGGCTCAACCGGCTCTGGCATCAGAAAGACGAAGATCTGGCCCGTATGCTGGGCTGA
- a CDS encoding enoyl-CoA hydratase/isomerase family protein has translation MPTNDLIVSYPDFFMSEFREDSLWLKFSGNFFHNALSFDRRNFLHDYFEHIRSDKTIKTLVIHSAFHESGSDEYMRFFLFECPERNLGHLGFSNTMDRYDLHRFCNIVDQTILDIATMNKMIVHICSGDVLSLFMNISMACDYRIVAADTVFHNVYQEIGMLPKGGAPFFLCKTLGASRAKTLMLLNQLITAREAMDNRIADRVVPLEDLESAAAEVARKFNLLTPQTLQGVKKLTHYAIQELKEYLELETHEIIKIGQREQFSDQ, from the coding sequence ATGCCAACCAACGATCTGATAGTCTCCTATCCCGATTTTTTCATGTCTGAATTTCGTGAAGATTCCCTTTGGCTGAAATTCTCGGGGAACTTTTTTCACAATGCGCTCAGCTTCGATCGCCGCAATTTTCTGCACGATTATTTCGAACACATCCGTTCGGACAAAACCATCAAAACCCTCGTGATCCACTCCGCCTTTCACGAATCGGGCAGCGACGAATACATGCGTTTTTTTCTCTTCGAGTGCCCCGAGCGCAACCTGGGGCATCTCGGGTTTTCCAACACCATGGACCGCTATGACCTGCATCGCTTTTGCAACATCGTCGACCAGACCATCCTGGACATCGCCACCATGAATAAAATGATCGTTCATATCTGCAGCGGCGATGTGCTGTCCCTGTTCATGAACATCTCGATGGCCTGCGATTATCGTATCGTTGCCGCCGATACCGTTTTCCACAATGTCTATCAGGAGATCGGTATGCTTCCCAAGGGGGGTGCGCCGTTCTTCCTGTGTAAAACGTTGGGTGCGAGCAGGGCTAAAACCCTGATGCTGCTGAACCAGCTGATTACAGCCCGGGAGGCAATGGACAACCGCATTGCCGATCGGGTGGTTCCGCTGGAAGACCTCGAGTCCGCGGCCGCGGAGGTTGCCCGCAAGTTCAATCTGCTTACCCCGCAGACGCTTCAGGGCGTAAAAAAGCTGACCCACTATGCCATCCAGGAGCTGAAGGAATATCTCGAACTTGAAACGCATGAAATCATAAAAATCGGGCAGCGTGAACAGTTCAGCGATCAATGA
- a CDS encoding rubrerythrin family protein — translation MKPKTQENVHKAFIGEAKAYFRLLAYAERAKEEDVPQIALLFKAIAEAERVHATRHLNLVKDLVVKDTDTNLEKSFQREKSISENEYPDFLKDAEEEGETAAATVFSHARDAEGYHAKLYERAIMNVIKDEVKEYYVCQVCGYVTDKRIPKKCPVCGAPPEKFKTVDG, via the coding sequence ATGAAACCGAAAACACAGGAAAATGTCCACAAAGCGTTTATCGGAGAGGCCAAGGCCTATTTCCGGCTGCTGGCCTATGCCGAGCGGGCAAAGGAAGAAGATGTTCCCCAGATCGCGCTGCTGTTCAAGGCCATCGCCGAGGCGGAGCGGGTGCATGCCACCCGGCATTTGAACCTGGTCAAGGACCTGGTTGTCAAGGACACCGACACGAACCTGGAGAAGTCCTTCCAGCGGGAAAAGTCCATCAGCGAAAACGAGTACCCCGATTTCCTCAAAGATGCGGAAGAAGAGGGCGAGACCGCCGCCGCAACGGTTTTCAGCCACGCCCGGGACGCCGAAGGGTACCACGCCAAATTGTACGAGCGGGCGATCATGAATGTGATCAAGGACGAGGTCAAGGAGTACTACGTCTGCCAGGTGTGCGGGTACGTCACCGACAAGCGGATTCCCAAAAAATGTCCGGTGTGCGGAGCACCTCCGGAAAAGTTCAAGACCGTCGATGGCTGA
- a CDS encoding MarR family transcriptional regulator, translating to MFEATNQEEITDIAKGLLLTSRVIMGLCRQNQSVMEIDDVSSVDLHICHVVKQRGSASLSEIAKCLKVSQAYASGAVDGLVARKLLVRERDRNNRRKCIISIAPDATQRIECMEAEILLPICTLVKKIGKAEARSWIDLFRQIEKEMEVPEA from the coding sequence ATGTTTGAAGCAACGAACCAGGAAGAGATTACCGACATCGCCAAGGGCCTTTTGCTGACCAGCCGGGTAATTATGGGGCTTTGCAGGCAGAACCAATCGGTGATGGAAATCGACGACGTTTCTTCCGTCGACCTTCACATTTGTCATGTGGTGAAACAGCGCGGATCCGCATCCCTATCTGAAATTGCAAAATGCCTTAAGGTTTCTCAGGCATATGCCTCCGGTGCGGTGGATGGCCTTGTGGCCAGGAAACTGTTGGTACGGGAAAGAGACCGCAACAACCGCCGCAAATGCATCATAAGCATCGCACCGGATGCTACCCAACGCATCGAATGCATGGAAGCGGAGATACTTCTTCCCATCTGCACCCTGGTCAAAAAAATCGGCAAGGCGGAAGCCCGAAGCTGGATTGATCTTTTCAGACAGATTGAAAAAGAAATGGAGGTGCCCGAGGCCTGA
- a CDS encoding aminotransferase class III-fold pyridoxal phosphate-dependent enzyme: MIESSDRRRGHVFPRRLDPPLPLAVKSDGVWIEDKVGKRYLDASGGAVVANVGHGREEIARAVYDQILAYDYIHPTMFTTPAVEELAEVLASHAPAGIDRFYFLSGGGEAVEAAIKLARQIHLANGRHEKFRLVARWKSYHGLTLGALSAMGRTAFRTPFAPMLADAVHIPPPYCLRCSYGLTFPDCRLRCALALEETIVNLGPETVSAFLAETVSGGTLAACPPPPGYLETIRGICDRYDVLLILDEVLCGMGRTGRWFACQHDGVVPDLVTLGKGLAGGAVPLSALGLKGCHFDAVCADGGSFNHGGTFSHHPVAAAAGLATARILEREHLVERVAEMGSRLGKTLVERLGDLPWVADIRGIGFLWGIELVKNRQTLAPFPRNERVTERVWQALFDSGIVVYRSTGLAGIDGDALILAPPFVLDASEFNRVADAARAAIQATLA; the protein is encoded by the coding sequence ATGATTGAGTCAAGCGACCGCCGCCGGGGGCACGTGTTTCCCCGGCGATTGGATCCGCCCCTGCCCCTGGCGGTCAAGTCGGACGGGGTATGGATCGAGGATAAGGTAGGCAAGCGCTACCTGGACGCCAGCGGCGGGGCGGTGGTCGCAAACGTCGGCCACGGACGGGAAGAGATCGCCCGGGCGGTCTACGACCAGATTCTGGCCTACGACTACATCCATCCCACCATGTTCACGACGCCGGCGGTGGAAGAGCTGGCTGAAGTCCTGGCCTCCCATGCGCCTGCGGGCATCGACCGGTTCTATTTTCTTTCCGGAGGCGGTGAGGCCGTGGAGGCCGCCATCAAGCTGGCCCGCCAGATCCATCTGGCCAACGGCCGCCACGAAAAGTTCCGCTTGGTCGCCCGCTGGAAATCCTACCACGGCCTGACCCTGGGAGCGCTGTCCGCCATGGGCCGCACGGCTTTCCGGACGCCCTTTGCCCCCATGCTGGCAGACGCCGTCCATATCCCGCCGCCCTATTGCCTGCGCTGTTCCTACGGGCTGACCTTTCCCGATTGCCGCCTGCGCTGCGCTTTGGCCCTGGAAGAGACCATCGTGAACCTGGGGCCCGAAACGGTGTCCGCCTTTCTGGCCGAAACTGTCAGCGGCGGGACCCTTGCCGCCTGCCCGCCGCCGCCGGGCTACCTGGAGACGATCCGCGGAATTTGCGACCGCTACGACGTACTATTGATCCTGGACGAGGTGCTGTGCGGCATGGGCCGCACCGGGCGCTGGTTCGCCTGTCAGCATGATGGCGTGGTGCCGGATCTGGTCACCCTCGGCAAAGGGCTTGCCGGGGGCGCGGTGCCCCTTTCCGCCCTGGGCCTAAAAGGATGCCATTTCGATGCGGTCTGTGCCGACGGCGGGAGTTTCAATCACGGGGGCACCTTTTCCCATCATCCCGTGGCCGCTGCTGCCGGCCTGGCGACCGCCCGTATCCTGGAGCGTGAGCATTTGGTTGAACGGGTGGCCGAAATGGGCAGCCGCCTGGGAAAGACGCTGGTCGAACGGCTCGGGGACCTTCCCTGGGTGGCCGACATCCGGGGGATCGGTTTTTTGTGGGGGATCGAACTGGTCAAAAACAGGCAGACCCTTGCGCCGTTCCCGCGAAACGAACGGGTGACGGAAAGGGTCTGGCAGGCGCTTTTCGACAGCGGCATCGTTGTTTACCGATCCACGGGCTTGGCCGGCATCGACGGAGACGCCCTCATTCTGGCCCCGCCTTTTGTCCTGGATGCGTCCGAATTCAACCGTGTGGCCGATGCGGCGAGGGCCGCCATCCAAGCCACCTTGGCTTGA